The stretch of DNA ataatagaatcacagaatggttcgggttggaagggaccctaaagatcatctagttccaacccccctggtTGGCCATCCAGGCCAGAACCCCAGAGATGTGCAGGTAGAAAGGCTGGACAGGCATCGCAGGCAGGGTGGCAACAGGACTGCGCAGCCAGCTGGGAGTGCTTCGGCTTCtctttggaaggagaaaaaaaaaatcattaattttctcCAGATGCACATTTTAAAGTACCTGTAATGAAAGACAACTACATCTTCCTTTTCGTAATTGGTCTGTTTGCACTATAAATATGGTACATGTTCTACCTGACTTGCTAATAAGCaatcattttctctccttttatctATAATTAAGCAGAAATGAGCCTCGCATTTCAGTTTTGTAGTCATTTTCTAAAGTAGAGTTTTGCTAAGCTTATAGGGGTTGGCTTTTATAAGTCTTGAAAAGATTAATCTGAAATaacatgcaggggaaaaaaaatgtgaatccCTGTTAATGGAACATGAAGGATTTGAATAAGGgattgattttttaaatgttagtttGTGAGAATCATGGGCTGGAGGAAAACACTCTTGTACTTACCAGTTGAGAGTGCTGAATAGTTGCAGATTTAAGAGCGTGGCTGTGGTACGTGATCCAAAAAGCACTGGGGTGCCTCCAGACGGTTTTGCAAAAGCTTCGGGGTGTTGTTTATTCAGTGTCCAAATCCATCTGCAGAACTGTGCAAATGGGGACCCCCTTGATCCAGCTCCATCAGGCTCCGTGTCCCCTGCAGATCCCTGCCCCGGGGCGCTGTGGTGGGGAGGGCTGTGTGCTGgcatccccccctctccccgctcccaccCTGCGTTGCTGccggctccttcctccccctAACCTCCCCgtctcccttcccctgctctctgTAAGCGCCCAGGCTCCTGGTTTAGTGGGATGGGGACTGAGGGGGGTGGCCCTTGTCCACCCAGACAGGGGAAAACGTGGCTGAGGGGCTGGAGGTGAGAGCAGGCAGAGcgcagggtgtggggcagggggctgtgcaCGCCGGACCATGTTTGCTCCCGGTCCCAGTCGCAGTCAGGAAACCTCCTCCACCACCCCGACAGCTACTTCAAGAAGTTCCAGTACTGCAGCTACGCGCCCCACGTGCGCAGCTGCAAACCCAACACCGACGGCATCTCCTCCTTCGAGAACCTCCTCGCCAACATCATCCTGCGCGTCTTCGTCTGGGTCGTCGCCTGCCTCACCTGCTTCGGCAACCTCTTCGTCATCTGCATGCGGTCCTTCATCGTCACGGAGAACAGCCAGCACACCATGGCCATCAAGTCCCTGTGCTGTGAGCTGGGCGGCGGAGGGGCAGGGACCAGCGGGGGGAGCACAGAGGAAACCAGTGCGGATGAGCTGcccaccagcatctccccagggagGACCTGTCTAGCTGatgccagccctccccagcacagccagggcccGCTTGCTGCCACCTTGCCCTTTGTGCTGATGGCAGATGGGTTTCTGGGCATCCCTCTGTGCCTGGGGCATCTCGGCCCCCGCTCTCAGGTCTGTGCTCACAGGCACCAGTAGGGCAGCTCttttatgcacatatatatatgcataaagcCAAAGGCTGTCCAGTTTTATGATGGGTTTATGGCCATGGCATTGATGCAAAGGGCTACGTTTGCCCACTGATGCTTTTTTCCTCACGGCACCTtgttttcccccccacccccaggtgCAGATGGCTTGATGGGCATCTACCTCTTCGTCATCGGAGCCTTCGACCTCAAGTACTCGGGCGAATACAACAAGCATGCCCAGGGCTGGATGGGCAGCCTCCAGTGCCAGCTGGTGGGCAGCCTGGCCATGCTCTCCTCCGAGGTGTCAGTCCTGCTGCTGACCTACATGACCCTGGAGAAATACTTCTCTATTGTTTTCCCGTTCAGCCACCACAGAGCTGGCAAGAAGCAGACCATCTCAGTGCTAGTGGCCATCTGGCTTCTGGGCTTCTCCCTCAGCATCATCCCTCTGTGGTGTAAGGAGACCTTTGGGAACTACTACGGGAGGAACGGGGTGTGCTTCCCACTGCAGCCTGACCTGGATGAGCGGCCCAGTGCTCGGGGCTACTCTGCCACCATCTACCTGGGTAAGGCCACCTTGGGACCCGGGGATGGCGATTAAATGGGGCAGGACAGGCTTCCCTGGTGGGAGTGGGGCTGCTCAGCCCAGCTGTCCCCTCCAGGGCGTCATGAGAGCTCGCACTGCCTCCGTTAGTGGGATGTCTGACTTTACGGGGCACTGCCATCCCACTGGGACAGTGGGCAAAAAAAgggtgccagctctgccctccgTTCCGGGCTGGGGAgggtccctgctccagcctggtgCTGTGACCACCCTCTCCCCGGAGCTGGTCATGGGCATCGCTGGGCTAAGGCTGGATTCAGAACTAGCCGAGGCTGCCGAGGTGTCTCTGCCCCCTCTAGTGATAAAAGCAGGagcagtcctgctgctgccagctgtgccgCCAATCCCAGCTCGCGAGGGTTGCGCTTTGGCTACGCTCAGAGCGAGATTTCTTCCTCTCCAGGCTTGAATCTCGCAGCCTTCATCACCATCGTCTTCGCCTACTCTGGCATGTTCTACTCCATCCGCATGACTGCGTCCAAAACAGCGGAGAGAGGTGTCTGCTCCCGGGATGTGGCCATTGCAAAGCGGTTCTTCTTTATCGTCTTCACGGATGCTCTCTGCTGGATACCCATCTTCCTCCTcaggctgctctccctgctgcaggtggAAATACCAGGTGAACCCCTCATTCCCTGCAAGGCCCTGGAGCAGAGCCCACTGCTGCCTGCCATGATCCCTCCcaaggctgagggatttgcatctttttagtttggaaaaaagacgactgaggggggatcttatcaacgcctataaatacttaaagggtgggtgtcaggaggatggggccaggctcttttcagtggtgcccagtgacaggacaagaggtaacgggcacaaaattgaccataggaagttccacctaaacatgaggaggaacttctttcctttgagggtggcagagccctggaacaggctgcccagagaggtggtggagtctccgtccctggagacattccaaaccccacctggaggcgttcctgtgccacctgctctgggtgaccctgctctggcagggggctggactagatgatctccagaggtcccttccattcCCTATCAGTCTGTGATTCCCTGGGTCAGCGACCCTTTGATGTGGGCACTGTTGAGCTTGGAGCTCTCTTCACCTACCTGTGGGCTGCAAGGGGAGATGGACAGCATTATTGGTTTCCCTGGGCATGTCTCCAGGGAGCAGCAGTCATGACCCTCCCACGTGGGGGGATACCCTTCCAGCCATAAGCCCACGAATGGCATGGCCCCCCTCTGCTGTGTGGGCTGGAGCGGGTGGGTTACCCCTGGGGAAGAGGGCAGCCCCCCTTCAGCTGCCTAATGTCATGTCCTTGTCGGCACAGGCACCATCACCTCTTGGGTGGTCATCTTCATCCTGCCCATCAACAGCGCCCTGAACCCCATCCTCTACACCATCACCACCGCCTCCTTCCAGGAGAAGGTGAAGGGCTGTTTGCAGAccaagcagctggagctgcacgAGTCTCGCAAGAGCTTTACCCTGGCAACGCTTCAGGCCAGCAGCGTTTGACCCTCCCTGGTGGCACAAAGACGCCCGTGGCTCCCCAGCCCGCCAGGCACTACCTccagctcccccaccccacaaGAAAGCGTATGATCCGCCCTGGGATGCTCCTGTGTTGGAGAATTGCTCAGCGTGAAGGTTTCCTCATCAGCCAGCAGATATTGTTAGTACTTTATTAATTACACGGATGGGAAGAGCCGCCCCGATCCTAGTCAAACAATCTGTTGCGGTTGCATATGATACAAAACAAAAAGTcccttaaatacaaaatacacgtCTTTTAAGTGAGCATCACCTGGCACTGAGCTCTACTGCCAGAGTTATATATTAATATTCCAACTGTACAAGTATttatagatagaaaaaaagaaacgctttaaaaaaatattaggagaaaaaaaaatcactccctcAAATGttagttatatttttatatatatataaaatatatatataaaaacacagaatacaggctgagttgcttttttttttttttccccaccgaAGGAGAGACAGATAGGATGTGTTACGGCAAAACTGACACTGGGAATCATTCCCCGGCGTGGGTCATATTGCCTTCCAGTTGGAACGATGTCTGGTAACTTGGGTCCCTGCCTGAAGGGAGAAACCAGGTCGGGTCCTGGGTGCTGTTAGCTCCGGCAGACGGTTTCTCtgcggagggaagggagggatgggatggggaatggACGTCTCCGCAGGCAGTAGCGTAAGGAGGCAGGTTTGCACCCAGGAGGGACATGGGCTCTGCCACTTGTAGCTACCCAAAGAGGGGCGAATCCAGGACAAATCCACCTCCCCAACTTACTGTAGAGATCAGGACGGGACCGAGCTTGGCACGTGCTTGCCCAGCTTGGGCGACCATGCTTTGCTTGCCTAAAGGAAGCAGATGGTGTGCGGTGAGCTGGGATGAGCACAGCCCTGCCTCGGCCGAAGCTGCCATGGTGCAGCCAGTGCTGGCAAGGCTGCTCCGCACTCCTCCCCTCTCCGGGGCAGCGCAACGTGAATCCCAACAAGCAGCAAGGAATTAGGAGCTGCCGTGGGCtgtgtccctccctccctccctccctcgcgagGTGCCTCCTCGTAACCGTCCCGGTGGGGCATTGCCCCTTCCCAGACTGTAGCCAACTACCAGGGCAGCTGCTCTGGGGCTCTAGACATGTCCTGCCTCCTCCAAACGATGGGTAGGCTGGTTTCGAGGGACGGGCTTGGCTGGGAACATCGTCCATCCAGCCTCCACCGAAACCTAATGCACAATAGAGGGCTTTTAGCTGATAAAAGCAAGACACAGGACTGGAgggctttttcttctcctgtgaaATTCAGCACCAAAGGTAATGGCAACAGGTTCCTTCTACCACTCGACAAGGGCTGGCACTTGAGGATGTCTAGATgtagccccccccccaccgccgcttCCCAGAACAGCAGCCTCTCCCACTCCCACACCGGTTCTCACAGTGCCTCCCTGGCCGTCCCTGCCCCGTGACACCGCACGCACCATTTCCCCCCTCGCTGCCCACCCTTCGCTTCCCAACAGCACCTGCCACCTACGGACGCGGCACCGTCCTCCCGGCTCGCTTCTCCCACGCCTCCGCACCCTCCTGCTCCGCTCCACACACCTTCGTCCCCATGGGACATGCTCCCGGCTCGCACGGAGGGGAGACCCAGCTCAAGCTGggccagctgcctcccagccctgcccgcaggCTGCCTTCccgggggatggcgggggggttgtcacccccacagcccctctccttCCCGCTGCTCACCAACCCCTCCTGCGGGGACCACGGGCTGCACGGCTTCGCCTCCGTGGACAACCTGCTGCACGGAGCGCTTGAGCAAGGGGTGGCCGAAGCAGCAGCAGGCGGTGGGATGAGGAATGACCAGCCCAGGGTAAAAGGACACTTATAAATATGTGCTCGCGAGCGTGccagcctctgcctccccctccgCGGCCAGCTGCCTGCATGGCACTCCCCTCCAAGAGCCCCAGCCCCGATCCACCGGCAAGTCCATGTCTGACAGGACAAAGCATCTTCCTGGAGCCTCAGATCTTCGTCTCGGGGCCGTTGGGACTCAGGGCTGGGAAAGAGTCTCGGATCCTCGCCAGCTCCATGGCGCAGAGGTGGCCAAAGACCTTGTTGTACCACTCAGGAGACCGGcccctggagaagggaagaggcaggaggagggtgagCGGGCAGAAGAGACCAGCACTAAGGAGCAGAATGCTGCTTCTTGCTCCGGGACAGGCACTCAGCGTAGCTCCAACTCTGATGGACTACAAGATGCTGAAGGAGCATTAACAGGACAGAAAAGGCAACATGTGGAAAAATGGACAAATATCTGTGACCCAACGGGGCTTGTGCCAGAATGACAACCAGCCTGCCCCTTGCATCAGCCCATCCTTACACCACTACACCCCAGCACAGCTCGCCACAGCAGAGTGTGAATGCCATCCTTCAGATCCAGAGGGGAACCCATGTTTCCTGCAGAAGCTCTAAGGGACTTACTGCCACACTCAGAGCCACTGGAAGAATTGCCAGCACTGGTGGCTGGTGGCTCCTTTCCTAGTGACCCTCTGGCTGCTAAAAACTGGCCCCAGACCAGCACCCCCTTCCCTCCGGGGAAGCAGACACCACACTGTGTGAGCTGTaaccctgcccctgctgccaggcCAGGCAAGTGGAGGGACACGAGCAGCTcttgcgtcccaccaccaccaccgctgcTGCTCCACCAACCCCCCCAGCAGCTGATGCAGCGGCACCAAAGGTCCCCGTTACCTGAGGTCAGCTCTGCAGATGTGGGTCACTTTGGAGCGGCCCATGGCGCTGGGCTCGATGAGGTACTGGGAGGTCAGCACGATGGCTTTGACGCCTCCCTCCACCGGCAGCTTGTCGTGCTCCACCGAGATGGAGATGAGCAGGCAGGCTCCCCGCGGCAGGTCCGTGTGCCAGCGCCTGCGGGACAGAGCGGCCCCACTCAGCGCCTGTCCTTGAGTCCCCACCCAGTCCGTAtggggagcagggaggttggGGAGCCCGTACATCCCAGggaggagcagccagggctggggccagatgggatccaccaaACCCTCCCACTCgcatccttccctgccctcacCGGAGCACCACGCAGTCCCTGCGCGGGTGGGGTGCCATGCTGTCCGTGACGTAGTGGTAGACCTCCATGTTCTTGTCCAGGGCCTCCACTActttgctctgcagcaggtccTCATCCCAGAGATGACGCTCCCGAAGCACCCGGTGCAGCACCGTGGCGGGAGGGGCCTCGATGTCCGTGGAGACCTTCCACAAGCGCAGAGGGTGCCCATCCCCAACCTGATGGGCCGAGGGAAGGGTCAGGCAGGCTGTCCCGTGGGACTCCCATAGTGCTAACCCCCCAAGGGCCTTTACCAACGGCTCCCACTGCCATGGAGCAGCACTGTCACATCTGCTTGTTAGGAAAGGGATGGgatgctgggctccccggttcaagaaggacagggaactgctggagaggggacagcaaagggctaccaagatgatgagggcactggaacatctctcttatgaagaaaggctgagggacttggggctcttcggtctggaaaaaagacggctgaggggggatcttattaacacttataaatactgaaagggtgggtgtcaggaggatggggccaggctcttttcagtggtgcccagtgacaggacaagaggtaatgggcacaaacttgaccataggaagttccatctccacatgaggaggaacttctgtcccctgagggtggcagagccctggcacaggctgcccagagaggtggtggagtctccgtctctggagacattccaaacccacctgaaggcgttcctgtgccacctgctctgggtgaccctgctctggcagggggttggactagatgatctccagaggccccctTCAACCCCTactatcctgtgattctgtgggatgggacgggaggggatgggatgggagctgctccagctgctggagaggggctgaATGCAGGCAACCAGCTGCTTTGCTAACAACACCACGGTGGGCTCTCTGCCAGGACTGCTGGGCACAGGGCACCCTCCATTCCAGAGCTGTCCATCTCTCAGCCTCCCCTCTGGCCAGGGAAGGGGTTGCTGATCCCTTCTCACCGAAGGAAATAAATGCCATGGGGTTGTTAGCCGGTTGGCAGGTGCCCGCAGGACTCGTGTCACCCTGTACATGTTTCCCCATGTGACCCCAAGCCCCTCTCCACACGGTGGCATTTACCTTTTTGCAGGAGAGCTCTGTGTTCAGGGGCCCTGGGGTGCTCAGCCACCCCTTGAATTTCTCCGACGACTCTTTGAGCAGGTTCTGGACGCTCTGCTCGAAGTAGGAGTGTAAATCCTTGCTTTCCCCTTGACACATGAAGTCAGCCAGGGGATGGGGGTAAGCATCTGCTGCCATATACGAGCTGCTCAGCTGGAGCAAGATGTCATGGGATACCTACAAGCCAAGAGCATATAGATCTTCAGAAAGCCAGAGGCATCCTACGTGGACTTTGTGAGTGCTCCTGGGCAGCCAGAAAATCACAATTCCTTATCCCACCTAGGGACACAGCCTCCCTGGACATACGTCCTGCAGCTTGTGACCTGCACCACAACAAGATGCAGCTGGGCTTTGCTCCTAGGGCTGACCAACCAGTGGCAGCTGCCCCACTGAAGGACGGGTGCCCTCATCTTGCCCCATACTGACTCCACAAGACCAGCACCCTGCTGGTGAGGTCTCATCTCCCACTGGCAGCGCCCAGGGAGGGCAACGCCAAGCTGAACACGCCGCAGTCACCCACCTGGAAGAGCTTCTTGCAGTCGGTGATCATGTGGGAGAGCCCCTGCGTTGCAGCCATGTTCTCATTGAGGTCCTTCTGGTCGGGCTTCCCCATGGTGCCCCTCTTATGTATCACCCTGTGGGGGAGCAGGCATTGCTGGGACCGGGTGGGCATCCTGCCCGCCTCTAGCCCCTCCGTTGCTCTGCTTTGCGTTGCAGAACAGGGGACTTCCATAttgcaaagcagagcagagcgATGGGGGGCTGTGTGAGAGCATGCACGTTCCCACCATGTCTTGCCCCGGTTCAGTGGCCTCCTCCCAGGATGGACAGGGAAGGGGTGATGGGGAgacgggggctgcagggaggctggggaggccAGAGCTAGTCCAACCCTTACCTTGGTGAGGTGCTTTCCTTCTTGGACACATTGAGGTGGAAGATGGAGGGGGCCAGGCACACAGCCAGGTTCCCGGCGGTCATCTGGTTCTCCTCCGCGGAGGCGATGTCGCTCAAGAAGTAGAGCAGGGTCTGCAGCACTTCCCGGTTCTCATCCGGCATGAGGATAACGGCCGCCTGCACCGCCTGCAGCCGCTGCTCCTTCGACACGACTGCGGCAGAGCTGATGGTGAGCATCCATCCCCACGGGCCACCAcctgcttccactgcctctgTCCGAATGAACAGAGAGATGCCTCCTCCCTTGGAGACCCCAACCTTcatccccagcccaggggtgACCAGTCCCAGCCCAGCACTTACACTGGTATATCTGCAGGAAGGTGTCCGTCAGCTTGCTGGTGAAGATGGGCTCCGGCAGGTCACGGAAATACTGCTTCAGCAGGTCAGCCACGTCGTACGCCGACTGCCCGTCGTAGTTGACGTTGTCAGGGCTGGTTTCGTTCATGTGCCGGAGCGCCTGAATCCGGGACTTCACCCCTGACTTTCGGAAAATGCCAACCTGCCAGGGAAGAGCGGGTTGGTGCTCCAGCACAGAGCGGGCACCGACCCAGCAGGTGCCCGGGTGGACTCCCATGGGACAGGCGAGGAAGCCCCTTCCCCAAAAACCTCCCTCCCCTGCAACCCAGAGGCCAAGCCGAAGTGAGGGATGGCCGAGGAGACACCAGTGGGCATGGAGTTCCCACAGACAATCTCACACTCTCGCTTCACCACAGCCAAGTGCCGCAAGAGGTGAACTAAAAGCACCCCTGCAAGCTAGCTTTGTTCTTCCCCCAAATCACAgcgctgctgctcagcagcaggctCAGAGCCGCCCCGCAGCCACGGGCGATGGTCGCAGCATCACCTGGTCCAGGCACTGGCTGCGGATGTAGCGCATTGCCTGCTGGAtgctctggggcaggggctgccccgtcCGCTGCACGTTGATGATGGGCGGCACCCCGAAGACCACCTTGTCCCTGTAGTCGGGGACTTTACTCCGCTTCATGAACTTGGGCACGGTCCTGCGGGGTGGGACGGACAGACGTCAGTGCAACGAATGGCTCCCTCAGCACCGCCTCGCAGAGGGGAGCAGGACACACaacacacacgtacacacgcGCTTCTGCCACGTTTTGAATATAAGCAAGGCAGCTTTTGAGCAGGAACCACAGCACCTTTTATTAAGACAAAACGCTTTAATACTTGGCTACGAAAGGAAACCACTCCCCTGCTCTCTTACATTGCTGCAGCATTTTTAACGCCCCACAAATGCCTGCGGCCCTCCCAGATGCAGATGACGCAGGTGTCAGCCCCCAGCTCACGCTTGCAAGGATGCCCACAGCCACTCAGGGCAAAGCcagcttttgtttcagttttttttcccctccctctccaccGTTTTCGCACCCCGAAGCTGCTCCCAGGCTGGGAGGCAGCGCTGGGCAtggtgcagagctgcagctcgCGCCCACCACGAGGGCAccgtcccggccccgctccccaccaGCTCACCACGTCCAGGCTTGCTTGTGGGGCACGGAGTACTTCTCCATGATGGCCGTGAGACGGAGCAGGGAGCACTTCTGGAGCAGGTTGAGCTGGGCAGAGGACTGGCGGTTGATCTCCAGGGAGGCAGAGTTTAGGCTGGGCCGGTGCGAGTTCTGGAAACTGTGCCAGCGCAgctttctgcagggaaaggaCAGTGGTGACGGAGCTGGAGACCCCCGGGAAGGGCCTTTCGCTCCCCGCAGCACCCGCTGCTCTGGGGGAAGGTGTGGGCACAGCGGCAGCCGGGCTGAGCCCAGGGGTACCAACCCCAGCCCCAGTGCCACGCGTGCTGCTTCCTCCCCCTGGGTGCTCACAAACCCAGTGCGAGGGGGTGTCAGGGAGAGCAGAAGAGATGCCTTCCCTTGCCTCGAAGGACTGCTCCCTCCCCCAGGTTCCCCTGAAACACCCAGCATCCTCTCACTTGCACCCCCCCGcagagccgtggggctgcgcgggcTCACTGCGCCCGTCCCAGCACCcaagggctgtgctgggctccagccctgcccggagACCTGGGGAGGGCTCAGATGCTCGGGGTGACACATCCCTGCGGGACCGCCATGCAGAGCAACGCCATGGCAAAGGGGACATCTCCAACACTTCCTTTCTCAAGAAGAAAAGACACCCCAAGGAGGCAGTGCTCTCTTGGGAACCTGCTAACACCCTTTCCAAGTCCGTGCTGCTCCGGGAaggctcctgcccagctcctccagtGCGTCCCCAAGCCCAGAAGGGACATTCCCAGCTAACAAAAAACCCAGCCCTCTTTATCCCTCCATGCCTGCCTGCAGGTATATCACCCTCCAGCACCAGCCTAGCaagggctagaaaaaaaaatcagcaacgGCTGGAATTTTCTTAGGGAAAGCCCAAGAGAGCACCATCACACTGCAAGAAAGTGCCTCCTTCATTTAGACCCGTTATTAGTAAACGAAAAACCATTTAATTACGGGTCTGTGCAGGCAGAGAGGTCGCAGCCTGCCcatcacaggcagcagcagcagcagcagggctggcagtggtGGCTTGCAGCCACCAGAGCGCAGCAGTGCCCCGCGCTGCGCTCCCCCtgcccgcaccgca from Chroicocephalus ridibundus chromosome 9, bChrRid1.1, whole genome shotgun sequence encodes:
- the STARD8 gene encoding stAR-related lipid transfer protein 8 isoform X7 → MTLNTCASMKLEVHFQRKQNEDSEEEDLCAISDRWAFQRDSKRWSRVGSVDVLSQGSEVLSSTMRLASSRESVLTDLSTNAEAVSLHSSGSAGSTGGTLGIGAAPPGSPSPIHAATAIATSSRSLSERSLPEQPSSCDEGSKEKPKKRRSRSFLKRIESLRRKDKEKADPDEKVAPCGSLMATPGWDSLKTNGDLAATKGNSPKRGISASFHGKKHFFSVSYRTNRLLGSGRSKVSSASKRSGVYLEDYKTDVTASGNWAAGDSQHRQTRRGDCLVYIPRDHKPGTFPKSLSIESLCPLGGSSLTHWKSGNVPVGLVGGGGGGSSSSVEGSSSPRGFACRRRRGSCSSLGSRVSVYDNVPEFGSSEDFCKEDGEVTYENLDDILQHMWGLQQKVELWYKAISPDLAGEERGEEEEEEEESSEESDSGGEPSNLHFEERSMSDVGTSASDFDSTGNSLNEAEEIEMRERRDSGVGASLTRPCRKLRWHSFQNSHRPSLNSASLEINRQSSAQLNLLQKCSLLRLTAIMEKYSVPHKQAWTWTVPKFMKRSKVPDYRDKVVFGVPPIINVQRTGQPLPQSIQQAMRYIRSQCLDQVGIFRKSGVKSRIQALRHMNETSPDNVNYDGQSAYDVADLLKQYFRDLPEPIFTSKLTDTFLQIYQFVSKEQRLQAVQAAVILMPDENREVLQTLLYFLSDIASAEENQMTAGNLAVCLAPSIFHLNVSKKESTSPRVIHKRGTMGKPDQKDLNENMAATQGLSHMITDCKKLFQVSHDILLQLSSSYMAADAYPHPLADFMCQGESKDLHSYFEQSVQNLLKESSEKFKGWLSTPGPLNTELSCKKVGDGHPLRLWKVSTDIEAPPATVLHRVLRERHLWDEDLLQSKVVEALDKNMEVYHYVTDSMAPHPRRDCVVLRRWHTDLPRGACLLISISVEHDKLPVEGGVKAIVLTSQYLIEPSAMGRSKVTHICRADLRGRSPEWYNKVFGHLCAMELARIRDSFPALSPNGPETKI